The Limanda limanda chromosome 13, fLimLim1.1, whole genome shotgun sequence genome has a window encoding:
- the abhd4 gene encoding (Lyso)-N-acylphosphatidylethanolamine lipase, giving the protein MDPGSAPMQTDCETEENSVWSWWPSWRPTSTSLLKTTESKILACIKNDLWARFVTLPNQYQLWTLTLTNKMVHKPAVPKTPLVMVHGFGGGVGMWIRNLDALSRSRPVYAFDLLGFGRSSRPPFPSDAAEAEEQFVASIEQWRQSVGLETMILLGHSLGGYLATSYAIQYPSRVSHLILVDPWGFPEKPGAQTEANGAKGTETAKRPAPPRWAKAILAVVSLFNPLAVIRAAGPWGPGLVNKFRPDFKRKFEDLFDDDTMTQYIYHCNAQTPSGEVGLRAMSESLGWAKRPMLQRVELLPPSMPLSMLYGESSWVDSSSGNRVAQIRNQANTKMLLINEASHHLYADQPEEFNRAVENICNSVN; this is encoded by the exons ATGGATCCCGGTTCAGCTCCGATGCAGACCGACTGTGAGACCGA GGAAAACTCAGTTTGGAGCTGGTGGCCCTCATGGCGTCCGACCTCCACGTCCCTCTTGAAGACAACCGAGTCCAAGATTCTTGCCT GTATTAAGAATGACCTGTGGGCCCGGTTTGTGACGCTACCAAACCAGTATCAGCTATGGACATTGACTCTCACCAACAAGATGGTTCACAAACCTGCAG TCCCCAAGACTCCACTGGTGATGGTCCATGGCTttggaggaggggtggggatGTGGATCAGGAACCTGGACGCGCTGAGCAGGTCACGGCCCGTCTACGCCTTCGACCTCCTGGGCTTTGGCAGGAGCTCCAGGCCTCCCTTCCCCTCAGACGCCGCCGAGGCAGAGGAGCAGTTTGTCGCCTCCATTGAACAGTGGAGACAGTCTGTGGGCCTGGAGACCATGATCCTGCTGGGGCACAGTCTGGGGGGATACCTGGCTACCTCCTACGCCATCCAGTACCCTTCAAG AGTATCACATCTTATCTTGGTAGACCCTTGGGGTTTCCCTGAGAAACCTGGTGCACAAACTGAGGCGAATGGCGCTAAGGGGACAGAGACGGCAAAGAGGCCGGCACCTCCACGCTGGGCGAAAGCTATTCTAGCGGTGGTTTCCCTCTTCAATCCACTGGCTGTCATTCGAGCAGCAGGCCCATGGG GTCCGGGTTTGGTGAATAAATTCCGCCCTGATTTCAAAAGGAAATTTGAAGATCTGTTCGATGACGACACAATGACGCAGTACATCTACCACTGTAACGCACAAACCCCGAG TGGTGAAGTTGGTTTACGTGCCATGTCGGAGTCTCTGGGCTGGGCCAAGAGGCCGATGCTGCAACGGGTTGAGCTGCTGCCGCCCTCCATGCCCCTCTCCATGCTGTATGGAGAATCTTCCTGGGTGGACAGCTCATCGGGGAACAGAGTGGCCCAGATCAGGAACCAGGCCAACACCAAAATGCTG CTGATAAACGAAGCCTCTCATCACTTGTATGCGGATCAACCAGAAGAGTTCAACAGAGCGGTTGAAAATATATGTAACTCTGTTAACTGA